TCGGTCTGATGAGCGACAAGGTGGACCTCGGTCTTTCGCGTGATTCGCTGGCTGTGGACGAGCCGCAGGCGACCGCCAAGCGCGTGGTGGCCGAGCTGCGCAAGAAGGGCGCGACCGCGGTGGTGTTGCTCTCGCAACTCGGCAAGGTCGAGAGCGAGGATCTGGTCACGGCGATTGACGGCATCGACGTGGTGATCGTGGGCCGCAACGTTCCGATGCTGCAGAAGGGTCGCCTGATCAAGAGCACGGTGGCGTGCTACGGCGGCGAGCAGGGCCAGTACATGGGGCGGACGATCCTGACGCTGAATTCGGCGAAGAAGGTGACCTCGGGCGACAACGACGTGTTCGTGCTCGGTCCCGAGGTGGGCGAGAAGCCCGAGATCGCGACCATCGTCAAGGAGTTCGAGGACAAGTTCAACGAGCGGCTGGCGAAGGCGCAGAAGGAGCAGGCCGCGAAGCAGCTCGCAAGCGCCAGCCAGGACGCTCCCGATCGTTACGTGGGCAGCGAAGTGTGCCAGCGTTGCCACGTCGCCGAGGGAGAGCAGTGGAAGACCACCAAGCATTCGCACGCCTGGCAGACGCTGGTGGACGCCAAGAAGGACGCGACTCCCGATTGCGTGCCCTGCCACGTGGTGGGATACCAGAAGCCGGGCGGATTCGAATCGGGCGCCGCGACGCCCAAGATGGTGAACGTCGGCTGCGAGAACTGCCACGGGATGGGCTCGCAGCACGAGGCTTTCGCCGCCGTCCCGCAGAAGGTGACCGAGGCCACGTGCCGCACGTGCCACACGTCGACCAACAGTCCGACCTTCGATTTCGCGACCTACTCGCCGCACATCATGCACAACTTCACGGGCACTCTGCCGGTGCTGCCGCCGC
This Candidatus Sulfotelmatobacter sp. DNA region includes the following protein-coding sequences:
- a CDS encoding multiheme c-type cytochrome, which gives rise to MKLLGTDAVGLADRDLRFGISFLKAQIKRTQLPMVCANLIDKKTRTTAIQPYLIKQIGTVKVGFFGLMSDKVDLGLSRDSLAVDEPQATAKRVVAELRKKGATAVVLLSQLGKVESEDLVTAIDGIDVVIVGRNVPMLQKGRLIKSTVACYGGEQGQYMGRTILTLNSAKKVTSGDNDVFVLGPEVGEKPEIATIVKEFEDKFNERLAKAQKEQAAKQLASASQDAPDRYVGSEVCQRCHVAEGEQWKTTKHSHAWQTLVDAKKDATPDCVPCHVVGYQKPGGFESGAATPKMVNVGCENCHGMGSQHEAFAAVPQKVTEATCRTCHTSTNSPTFDFATYSPHIMHNFTGTLPVLPPHESSMMKPAAGH